A window of the Pyrodictium abyssi genome harbors these coding sequences:
- a CDS encoding sugar phosphate isomerase/epimerase family protein, whose protein sequence is MEIGRSLIASTRTLTLPLAQAVEKLYEMGFTRIDVNYANLERSGVDDPSVLTHFRWALLTAAKIGAEPVTLHAPWEDYFLLPLGRGIEHAVAEAKLFIEMAYSYGVEVVVFHPFSAKHVGSHRVEWLNKRFFAILAEYSEREGLSVIAVENAARGQPWRRLEKLAELVRRISSPMLQVCFDTGHGNLNGYSLDRAAKILEDVPIACMHVHDNNGVSDDHSIPGTGTIDWSRARYLPEEALRRIVVEIDCKAAHHVCGLHIAAAFAATRRLLLGQAEKP, encoded by the coding sequence TTGGAGATAGGGAGGAGCCTCATAGCCTCCACACGCACACTAACACTACCGCTGGCCCAGGCCGTGGAGAAGCTCTACGAGATGGGCTTCACCAGGATAGACGTGAACTACGCGAACCTTGAACGTAGCGGCGTAGACGATCCCTCAGTCTTGACTCATTTCCGCTGGGCTCTACTAACAGCTGCAAAGATAGGCGCTGAGCCCGTCACGCTGCATGCGCCCTGGGAGGACTACTTCCTACTACCGCTCGGCAGGGGCATAGAGCACGCCGTAGCGGAGGCCAAGCTGTTCATCGAGATGGCTTATAGCTATGGGGTCGAGGTGGTCGTATTCCATCCGTTCTCTGCGAAGCATGTAGGCTCGCATAGAGTGGAATGGCTTAACAAAAGGTTCTTCGCGATCCTAGCCGAGTATTCTGAGCGTGAGGGCTTATCGGTAATAGCGGTCGAGAACGCTGCGCGCGGCCAGCCCTGGAGAAGACTTGAGAAACTCGCAGAACTAGTGAGGAGAATTAGCAGCCCGATGCTCCAGGTATGCTTCGATACCGGGCACGGGAACCTCAACGGGTACAGCCTCGACAGGGCAGCCAAAATACTCGAAGACGTGCCAATAGCGTGCATGCACGTGCACGACAATAATGGTGTAAGCGATGACCACTCTATACCGGGCACCGGCACCATAGACTGGAGCCGTGCCCGCTACCTACCCGAGGAAGCCCTAAGACGCATAGTAGTCGAGATAGACTGTAAAGCAGCCCATCATGTATGCGGCCTACACATAGCGGCGGCATTTGCAGCAACACGGCGGCTTCTACTAGGACAGGCAGAGAAGCCCTAG
- the guaA gene encoding glutamine-hydrolyzing GMP synthase — MQKRDKIVVVGFGGQYMHLIARRLREQGFYAEIVPYSLLRREDLEDTSVKAIVLSGGPPSVYAPGAPRVPDWILELGKPVLGICYGFHLLAEMLGGKVDQGCREYGRTIVRVLDTGDPLFKGWGAEEQTWMSHGDCVREVPPGAKLLAVSENGYVAAFRKQHGDTLVYGVQFHPEVSHTPKGRQLLANFAKLAGAEPWWRPENLIDSIVSDLRSRIRDGRVLVAVSGGVDSTVTAVLLQRAIGERLLAVLVDHGFFREGEVEETVKILESAGIKPLVIDAREEFFEAIRGVSDPEEKRKRIGEMFARIFKRIVEENHDIKYLAQGTLYPDVIESGAAPGADRIKSHHNVGGLPSWLGLEVVEPLREFYKDEVRRLALALGLPRKLAFRHPFPGPGLAVRVIGEVTKEKLEIARKASKIVEDELRKAGLYERVWQAFAVVGDDRWVGVKGDRREEGHIVIVRVVESDDGMTADWTRIPYDVLDRISRRITSEVPGVTMVAYAVTTKPPATIEPQ, encoded by the coding sequence CTGCAGAAGAGGGATAAGATAGTAGTAGTCGGCTTCGGCGGCCAGTACATGCACCTTATAGCGCGGAGGCTACGAGAGCAGGGCTTCTACGCGGAGATAGTCCCCTACAGCCTGCTTAGGCGCGAGGACCTAGAGGACACGAGCGTCAAAGCAATAGTGCTCTCCGGTGGGCCGCCGAGCGTCTACGCTCCCGGGGCGCCGCGCGTCCCCGACTGGATACTGGAGCTGGGCAAGCCGGTGCTGGGTATCTGCTACGGCTTCCACCTCCTCGCCGAGATGCTTGGAGGCAAGGTGGACCAGGGCTGTAGAGAATACGGCCGCACAATCGTACGGGTACTGGACACCGGCGACCCTCTCTTCAAGGGCTGGGGGGCAGAGGAGCAGACATGGATGAGCCACGGCGACTGTGTCCGCGAGGTGCCGCCTGGCGCCAAGCTGCTGGCTGTCAGCGAGAACGGCTACGTGGCAGCATTCAGGAAGCAGCACGGAGACACACTGGTCTACGGCGTACAGTTCCACCCCGAGGTGTCCCATACACCCAAGGGGCGCCAGCTTCTAGCCAACTTCGCTAAGCTAGCAGGAGCAGAGCCCTGGTGGAGGCCGGAGAACCTCATAGACTCCATTGTCTCCGACCTGCGGAGCCGGATACGGGATGGGCGGGTCCTGGTCGCTGTTAGCGGCGGCGTCGACTCGACGGTCACCGCTGTGTTGCTCCAGCGAGCCATAGGCGAGAGACTCCTAGCTGTGCTCGTGGACCATGGGTTCTTCAGAGAAGGAGAGGTCGAGGAGACCGTCAAGATACTGGAGTCCGCCGGGATAAAGCCGCTCGTCATAGACGCTAGGGAGGAGTTCTTCGAGGCTATTCGGGGCGTTAGCGACCCGGAGGAGAAGAGGAAGCGCATCGGAGAGATGTTCGCCAGGATATTCAAGAGAATCGTAGAGGAGAACCATGACATAAAGTACCTAGCCCAGGGCACCCTCTACCCCGACGTGATAGAGTCGGGAGCCGCGCCGGGGGCCGACCGTATAAAGAGCCACCATAACGTGGGCGGGCTGCCCAGCTGGCTAGGCCTGGAGGTCGTCGAGCCCCTCCGGGAGTTCTACAAGGACGAGGTCCGGAGGCTAGCGCTAGCGCTCGGGCTGCCCAGGAAGCTAGCGTTTAGACACCCGTTCCCCGGGCCTGGTCTAGCAGTACGCGTCATCGGCGAGGTCACCAAGGAGAAGCTAGAGATAGCACGCAAGGCCTCTAAGATAGTTGAGGATGAGCTGAGGAAGGCCGGGCTCTACGAGCGTGTATGGCAGGCCTTCGCCGTCGTCGGCGACGACCGCTGGGTAGGCGTGAAGGGCGACCGGCGCGAAGAGGGCCACATAGTAATAGTCAGGGTAGTGGAGAGCGACGACGGAATGACAGCTGACTGGACACGCATACCATACGACGTGCTTGACCGGATATCGCGGCGGATAACCTCCGAAGTACCCGGAGTCACCATGGTGGCCTACGCCGTTACCACTAAGCCACCAGCAACCATAGAACCACAGTAG
- a CDS encoding alcohol dehydrogenase catalytic domain-containing protein — translation MASEYKAIVWRGEPQLEQRLPPLVPRGWVLLRVESARWCPLDTAVAAGILPAENGVVMGCSGAGTVVELGVDANTSLAGKRAALVHVDEHYLPPLRGDGFLAGYVSVPSTHLAEVNDASPLAAFLLDSSLACEAASKAADADRVLVAGCGGFGLFAALALADMGYRVSLYTGSSSAKRLAKSLGLELVEKPGQRYDAVVAASLDVYMLERVLSASRPRKLLLHPVFAFHAWPSCRWCKRLEVVTLQGGKAGCAKTLLSKARRTVEESVGVVDGLSVPPWDSGPVLGYVFRLRV, via the coding sequence TTGGCGTCCGAGTACAAGGCCATCGTGTGGCGTGGCGAGCCCCAGCTAGAGCAGCGCCTTCCACCGCTAGTCCCACGGGGCTGGGTTTTACTCCGCGTAGAGTCTGCCCGTTGGTGTCCTCTCGACACTGCTGTAGCAGCGGGCATCCTACCGGCGGAGAATGGAGTTGTAATGGGCTGCTCCGGCGCCGGCACAGTGGTAGAGCTCGGTGTGGACGCTAACACCTCACTTGCCGGCAAGAGAGCCGCATTGGTGCACGTGGACGAGCATTATCTCCCGCCACTAAGGGGCGACGGCTTCCTAGCAGGCTACGTATCCGTGCCTTCTACACACCTCGCAGAAGTGAACGACGCTAGCCCACTCGCTGCTTTCCTCTTGGATTCTTCTCTCGCGTGTGAAGCAGCTAGCAAAGCGGCCGACGCTGACCGGGTGCTAGTCGCGGGATGTGGAGGCTTCGGGCTATTCGCGGCCCTCGCGCTCGCAGACATGGGCTACCGGGTGTCGCTCTATACTGGTAGCAGTAGCGCTAAGCGCCTAGCGAAAAGCCTGGGACTAGAACTCGTAGAGAAGCCGGGCCAGCGGTATGATGCAGTTGTTGCCGCGTCCCTAGACGTGTATATGCTTGAGCGCGTGCTATCGGCTTCTAGGCCGCGGAAGCTACTACTCCACCCCGTTTTCGCGTTTCACGCTTGGCCCTCTTGCAGGTGGTGCAAGCGTCTAGAAGTAGTCACGCTCCAGGGCGGAAAGGCTGGCTGTGCTAAAACACTGCTCAGCAAGGCACGTAGAACAGTAGAAGAGAGTGTAGGTGTTGTTGATGGGCTCTCTGTGCCTCCCTGGGATAGTGGGCCTGTTCTAGGCTATGTCTTCAGGCTCAGGGTTTAG
- the proC gene encoding pyrroline-5-carboxylate reductase yields MQSLLGHQPALVLKGCRFRLSNLTVAILGAGKIGSIMARSFSDCGIHVIATARSRERIEKLRMQGFEATSDNVYAVEKASVVFISVKPYQYPALAWQIGGHVSGKPVVSVMAGIPLRVLRKTLPGAEVYRAMPNLNAAVKRSATGLVAPSNAQYKELIKSILSCMGSVYELPEQLIDAWTAVAGSGPAIIAEFIDSMILAALAVGIPRDLAYDAVLESIIGTAEYLRTRPVHPAQLRDEVTTPGGTTIMALKIIEGKGMKSALIDAVEKATARARKLAREIEERIEEQHENSGAS; encoded by the coding sequence ATGCAGAGCCTCCTAGGGCACCAGCCAGCACTGGTGCTGAAGGGATGCAGGTTCCGCCTCTCTAACCTGACTGTCGCTATACTCGGCGCGGGAAAGATAGGCAGCATAATGGCCCGCTCCTTCTCTGACTGTGGCATCCACGTGATAGCGACCGCTAGGAGCAGAGAGCGTATAGAGAAGCTACGTATGCAGGGCTTCGAAGCTACAAGCGACAACGTCTACGCCGTCGAGAAGGCCTCAGTGGTCTTCATATCAGTGAAGCCATACCAGTACCCGGCTCTCGCCTGGCAGATAGGAGGCCACGTGTCCGGCAAACCAGTAGTATCCGTGATGGCTGGTATCCCTCTACGCGTCCTGCGGAAGACCCTCCCCGGCGCCGAGGTATACCGGGCTATGCCCAACCTTAACGCAGCTGTAAAGCGGAGTGCTACGGGGCTAGTAGCGCCCAGCAACGCGCAGTACAAAGAGCTGATCAAGAGCATTCTCTCCTGCATGGGCAGCGTCTACGAGCTACCCGAGCAGCTGATAGACGCGTGGACAGCCGTAGCCGGCTCGGGGCCAGCAATAATAGCGGAATTCATAGACTCTATGATCCTCGCAGCACTCGCTGTAGGGATCCCGCGCGACCTGGCATACGACGCGGTCCTCGAATCAATCATAGGCACAGCTGAGTATTTGCGTACGAGGCCAGTACACCCAGCTCAGTTACGTGACGAGGTTACTACGCCAGGCGGCACAACAATAATGGCTCTAAAGATAATAGAGGGTAAAGGAATGAAGTCAGCGCTTATAGACGCTGTCGAGAAAGCCACAGCAAGAGCAAGGAAACTGGCGAGAGAGATAGAGGAGCGCATAGAGGAACAACACGAAAACAGCGGTGCCAGCTAG
- the guaB gene encoding IMP dehydrogenase — protein MAQDTRLVEALSFDDVVLVPSLSPVEPWQVDITSKASRNVRVNVPLLSAPMDTVSEWRLAVALALLGGVGVIHRNMPVEEQRRHVERVKSHPVVELADVAVYEGEECCRVREAMRSLGLRQLPIVDSAEAVKGYVEFVDLEACSCGTPVAKLVKPGPVFELGEEGKAVDHVKRGKLDAAAMTLKGRFLGTVSVHEALAVYNPALDEEGRLRVAAAVSPFDAKRAETLDGVADILVSDVAHFHNVNVLDAAKRLVKSLESDFVAGNLGTREGVLDTVSRLEKVDGLRMGIAGGSICTTSGVAGIAAPTLFAVMQARSALEEMGIGLDTIPVIADGGVRGPGDAVKALAAGASAVMTGYMFAGTDEAAAPLVRIGNKLYKPYRGMASRGALEKRYAADRYSRVAKRVEEGIEGLVEYRGRVRRVVLEFAEGLKAGLGYAGASSIPELWRKARFARITSRIGAYTGVVKTSW, from the coding sequence TTGGCGCAGGATACGAGACTTGTTGAGGCACTCAGCTTCGACGACGTGGTGCTCGTCCCGAGCCTCAGCCCTGTCGAGCCATGGCAGGTTGACATAACCAGTAAGGCCTCGCGGAACGTTAGGGTCAATGTGCCGCTCCTCTCGGCGCCGATGGATACGGTTAGCGAGTGGAGACTAGCCGTAGCGCTTGCCCTCCTAGGCGGTGTAGGAGTCATACATAGGAACATGCCGGTAGAGGAGCAACGCCGCCACGTAGAGCGGGTGAAGAGTCACCCGGTAGTAGAGCTAGCAGATGTAGCAGTATACGAGGGCGAGGAGTGCTGCCGTGTACGGGAGGCAATGAGGAGCCTGGGGCTACGCCAGCTTCCTATAGTGGACAGCGCCGAGGCCGTCAAGGGCTACGTGGAGTTCGTGGACCTCGAGGCGTGTAGCTGCGGCACACCGGTGGCAAAGCTGGTAAAACCGGGTCCCGTCTTCGAGCTAGGCGAGGAAGGGAAAGCAGTCGATCATGTGAAACGCGGGAAGCTCGACGCAGCGGCGATGACCCTCAAGGGCAGGTTCCTGGGCACAGTGAGTGTCCACGAGGCTCTAGCAGTCTACAACCCGGCCCTCGACGAAGAGGGGAGGCTACGGGTAGCAGCAGCTGTATCACCCTTCGATGCTAAGAGGGCCGAGACGCTAGACGGTGTAGCCGACATACTCGTATCAGATGTAGCACACTTCCACAACGTAAACGTGCTCGACGCGGCAAAGAGGCTCGTGAAGAGCCTGGAGTCGGACTTTGTAGCAGGCAACCTTGGCACACGCGAAGGCGTGCTCGATACTGTGTCGAGGCTAGAGAAGGTTGACGGCCTAAGAATGGGCATAGCCGGTGGATCGATATGCACAACCAGCGGCGTCGCGGGCATAGCCGCGCCCACGCTGTTCGCGGTAATGCAGGCCCGTAGCGCCCTAGAGGAAATGGGTATCGGGCTTGACACTATACCGGTAATAGCCGATGGCGGAGTCAGAGGCCCAGGCGACGCCGTCAAGGCGCTAGCAGCAGGCGCATCGGCAGTCATGACCGGCTACATGTTCGCGGGCACCGATGAAGCAGCCGCGCCCCTGGTTAGGATAGGCAACAAGCTCTACAAGCCATACCGTGGCATGGCCAGCCGAGGCGCCCTTGAGAAGCGCTATGCTGCTGACCGCTACTCTAGAGTAGCTAAGCGTGTCGAGGAGGGTATAGAGGGTCTGGTAGAGTATCGTGGACGCGTACGTAGAGTTGTCCTCGAGTTCGCTGAGGGGCTAAAGGCCGGGCTAGGTTATGCCGGTGCGTCATCCATACCCGAGCTGTGGAGGAAGGCGCGTTTCGCTAGGATAACTAGCAGGATAGGAGCCTACACGGGCGTAGTGAAGACGAGCTGGTAG